TAATTCCGGATTGAATTTGTACGTCAAAGCAGCTCCCGTATTCCATCGGAATGCCGGTTTGGGTTTATATCTGGCTATCGGAAGTTCATGATTAGGGGCTTCCACATTATCACTCTTTACAAAAACCTTTCCACTGGCTGTAGCGGAATATCCTGCAGTTGCCTTAAGGGTAAGCAGCCATTTATCTGAAAATTCATGAGAAAAATAAGGTCCCAATCCGGCGCCAAGAAATCCCATAGATTGTGTAATGATGCTGTAATTACCGAAGCTTTCTCCATCCTCAAGAGGTACTTTTAAAGGCTTAACAGGGAAGCTACTGAAGCTGAAGTCTCCTCCGATTCCCCATTTCTTTGAAAAGAAATAAGCCCCTTCCAATCCACCTTCAAAACCTACCTGCTTTTTGTTATCAAGACCAATTTCTTTCAGGAAGTCAGTTGTTCCAAGAGCGGCTCCCATCTTTAATGCAATAAAAGAAGGATTTTCATTTCCTTGTATTTTAGATAGAAGACCTAAGTTATCTCCTTTGTTTTTATAAATTTTATCAATAAAGAAATATCCTAATTCTGTAGATAGAATCCCGATTCCTGCGCCTGCCAGAACATCAGGAATCCAGTGTCTGTTATTCAAATTCCGGCCAAGTCCTGTAAGAGCAGCACTACCATACCCTGCAATACTGTATGCCGGGTTTACCATTCCGTATTCCTTATGCAGAAAGCTGGCATTAGTAAATGCCATAGCACTGTGACCGGAAGGGAATGAGTTGTTTTTGGATCCGTCCGGACGTTCAACTTTTGCCGTATATTTAATGGAATTGACCAGAATTCCCATGATAGCCAAACTGGTAACATAGGAAAGAGTGGCTCTTCCAAGATTGTTTCTTCCTTTAACTCCTGAAAGCTTTAATCCATAAACAGCTGCTGCAGGAGCATACTGAAGATAATCATCATATTTTGCTTTAAAGCTAGGAAGATATCGGTTGCGGACTTCACGGATGTTTTCTTTTTCTCCCCATGTTGCTGCCGCTGCCGTAAAAAGTATGGCTGGGGCCACTGATTTCCTTACCCATTCTTTTTTAAAGAAAGGAGTTTTATCCT
This genomic window from Chryseobacterium sp. MEBOG06 contains:
- a CDS encoding phosphatase PAP2 family protein, with product MKKLALASGILLHLHCYKAQDTIQSRNLQKDLALIQPDISVQDKTPFFKKEWVRKSVAPAILFTAAAATWGEKENIREVRNRYLPSFKAKYDDYLQYAPAAAVYGLKLSGVKGRNNLGRATLSYVTSLAIMGILVNSIKYTAKVERPDGSKNNSFPSGHSAMAFTNASFLHKEYGMVNPAYSIAGYGSAALTGLGRNLNNRHWIPDVLAGAGIGILSTELGYFFIDKIYKNKGDNLGLLSKIQGNENPSFIALKMGAALGTTDFLKEIGLDNKKQVGFEGGLEGAYFFSKKWGIGGDFSFSSFPVKPLKVPLEDGESFGNYSIITQSMGFLGAGLGPYFSHEFSDKWLLTLKATAGYSATASGKVFVKSDNVEAPNHELPIARYKPKPAFRWNTGAALTYKFNPELGLTLYSDYNQIKSSIRYHFSDSLEDNDELNNELNNLITKEKINYFTLGLRLTAYF